In the genome of Streptomyces sp. 846.5, the window CAGCCAATGGGGTGTTGTCACGTCAAGGCTGAAGGCCGATCGTTGCGAAACCTATGCCGGGATGCGGGGGGATTGGGATGATTTGCCCAGCAGGATTGTTTGGTGTCGCGCGGCTCCGACAACCGGACGCGGCTTCGAGTCAGTCGACCGAACGGACGTTGCGGACCAGCACTCCGCCCAGCACGGTGACCGCCGCGGTGGCGAGGTAGAGCCCGGTGTAGCCGCCGAGCCAGGCGACGATCGGCGCGGCCAGGGCGGGCGCGAGCACCTGCGGCCCCGAGTTCGCGACATTGATCACGCCGAGGTCCTTGGCCCGGTCCAGGGCGGCCGGCAGCACCTGGGTCACCAGCGCCTGGTCCACCGCCAGATAGATTCCGAAACCTGCGCCCAGGACCGCGGCGGCGACCATCGCCACCGTCCAGGTGTGAACGAAGGCGAGCAGGACCGCTGCCGCCGCCATCACCGAGCAGCTGAGCACGACGAACGGCTTGCGCCGTCCGAGCCGGTCCGAGATCCGGCCGACCGGGACCGCGGTCAGGGCGGCGAACAGGGTGTAGATCACGGTGAGGATCAGCACGCCGGTGCCGGGGTCGCCGTAATGGACCGAGTCGGTCAGGAAGAAGAGCAGGTAGAGCGTCGCCAGTGCGTTGCCGAGGTTGATCAGGAAGCGGGTCAGCCAGGCCCAGGCGAAGTCGGGGTGGGCGCTGGGGCTGATCCACAGGCCGGCCAGGATGCGGCGCAGGTCCAGCGCGGGCCGCAGTGCCCGCGGCAGCACCGGCTCGGGGAAGCGCAGCGCGAAGGGCAGCGCGAGCAGGACCGTGAGCAGGGCCAGGCTGCCGTAGCCGGACCAGACGCCGGTGAACAGCAGGGTGGTCAGCAGGGCCCCGAAGACCAGCCCGAAGGACTGCATGATCCCGGTCCAGCCGGAGACCTCGGCCCGCTGTTCGACCGGGACGGTGTCGGCGACCGGGGTGGTGACGCCGGCCAGCATGCCGTTCAGCCCCGCCTGGGCGACGCACCAGCCGAGCGCGACGCCGAGCACCGTGTGCTGGGCGGCGGTGACGGCGAGCCCGGCCGCGCCGGCGAGGGCGCCGCCGACGATCCAGGGGCGGCGGCGCCCCCAGCGGCTCACGGTGCGGTCCGACAGGGCGCCGGCGAGCGGGTTGGCGACGACGGCGACCAGCGCCCCGGCCCCGGTGACCCAGGCCAGTGCCGTCGACTTGTGGGCCGAATCGATGTGTTCGAGCTGGAGCGGCAGCAGGATCTGGATCGGCGTCATAAAGGCCATGAACACCGCCAGGGTGGACAGGCTCAGCGCAGCGGTCCAGGCGGGCCTGACCCGGACGGTGGGTTCACCCAGGCCCGCCGCTCCCTGGGCGCCGGAACCGTCGAACGGCGTGTCCACACTGAGCTCGGGCATCTGCACTCCCACCCACTGCGCGGAACGTGAGTCAATCTCACATTTGCGCGAAGTGTAGTGGCGCCCGGCACCGCTGGGAAGGCGTCAGCGCCGACGGTGTTCGGCGATCCGGTCGCGGTACCAGGCGTACGAGGCCTTGGGCGTCCGGGCCTGCGTCTCGAAGTCCACATGGACCAGGCCGAAGCGCTGGTGGTAGCCCTCGGCCCATTCGAAGTTGTCCAGCAGCGACCAGGTGAAGTACCCGCGGACGTCGACCCCTTGGGCGACGGCCGCCGCCACGGCGTCGATGTGGTCGCGCAGGAAGTCGATCCTGGCCCGGTCGTCGACGGCTCCGTCCAGCAACGCGTCCGGCTGGGAGCAGCCGTTCTCGGTGATCCACAGCGGCGGCAGCGCGTCCCGGTAGCGGTCCCTGGTGCCGACCAGCAGCTCGGTGAGCCCGTCCGGCACCACCGGCCAGCCGAACGCGGTACGGAGGTAGGGCTCCTCGGGCTCCGGCAGATCGAAGGGCAGCACCGCGTCCGGGGTCTCGGGCGCCTTGACCCAAGTCGGGTTGTAGTAGTTGAGGCCGAGGCCGTCCAGCGGTGCGGAGATGACCGCCAGGTCGCCGTCCCGGACCAGGCCGCCCCAACCCGGGTCGGTCACCCCGTAGGCGGAGAGGTCCGGGTAGCGGCCGAGCAGCAGCGGGTCGTTGAACAGCCGGTTGTGCAGGGTGTCGTAGGCCTCGGCGGCCCTGCGGTCCTCGGCGGTGTCGCCGACCACCCGGACGGGCGTGCAGTTGTTGGCGATCAGTACCTCCTCGGCCCCGCGCCCACGCAGCTCGGCGACGGCCAGGCCGTGGGCCAGCAGCTGGTGGTGCGCCACCGGGAGCGCGTCGAGCATCAGCGCACGGCCGGGGGCGTGGAGGCCGAAGGCGTAGCCGTACGCCATGTGCACGAACGGCTCGTTGAGGGTGATCCAGCGCTTGACCCGGTCGGCGAGGCGGTCGGCGGTGACCGCCGCGTACTCGGCGAAGCGGTGGGCGGTGTCGCGGTTCAGCCAGCCGTTCTCCTGCTCCAGCGCCTGCGGAAGGTCCCAGTGGAACAGGGTGGGGGTGGGCGTGATCCCGGCCGCGAGCAGTTCGTCCACCAGCCGGTCGTAGAAGTCCAGACCGGCCTTGTTGACGGCGCCGGAGCCGGTGGGCAGGATGCGCGGCCAGGAGATCGAGAAGCGGTAGGCGTCCAGGCCGAGGCCCTTCAGCAACGCCACGTCCTCGGGGAAGCGGTGGTAGTGGTCGCAGGCGGTGTCGCCGGTATGGCCGTCCCGGATCGCGTCCGGACGCCGGGAGAAGACGTCCCAGATGGATTCGCCCTTGCCGTCCTCGTGGGCGGCGCCCTCGATCTGGTAGGCGGCGGTGGAGGCGCCCCAGATGAACGGGGCGGGAAGCTGCGGCATGGGCGATCCACTCCTTGAACCGGCAGTGAGCAGGCGTCGAGCAGTCATTGAGCAGTGAACATGAGCTTTGCTCGCATTTCTTGCTCGCCAACGCTACACCCGATCCGGCAGAGTGGGGGTATGCAGACCGCAGTACGCCGCCGTCCCGTCCAGCGCCGCAGTCTGGAGCGCTTCGAGCGGATCCTGGACTCCTGCGCCGAACTCCTGGACGAGGTCGGCTACACCGGCCTCACCACCAAGGAGGTGGCCCGCCGCGCGCAGGTGCCGATCGGCACCCTGTACCAGTTCTTCCCCGGCGTCGAGGGCCTGCTCGGCGCGCTCGCGGAACGCAACCTGGAGCACTTCACCGACCGGCTCGCCCGCCGCGTCGAGGCCGAAAAGCCCGACCGCATGGGCGCGCTGGTCGACCTGGCGGTCGAGGAGTACGTCGCCATGCACCGCGCCGTCCCCGGCTTCGGCGTGGTGGACTTCGGCGCGATCGGCATCACCGAGGACGAGCAGAACCTGCACCTGCTGGACGACGTGCTGGACAACAACTCGGCCGTGGCCGAACGCCTCTGGACCTTCGCCGCCGACCTGCTGGGCCCCGACGGCGACCGGCCCGACCCGCGGCTCTCCCTGCGGATCGCCCTGGAGTGCGCGGACGCCATCCTGCGGCTGGCCTTCCGCACCGACCCGGAGGGCGACCCCGCCATGATCGCGGAGTGCAAGCGACTGCTCCGCGGCTACCTCTCCTGAAGCGGCGACGGTCAGTGCCCGCCGCGTAGCGGGCACTGACCTATCCAAGCTGCCGTCAGAAACCGGTGTTCAGACCCTTGTTGAGGGCCGACACCAGGTCACCGGTGGCGGTGTCGTTGTCGAGCGACCAGGCCATCACGCCGCCGAGGCCGAGCCAACGGGAGTAGGCGGCCTTGGTCTCCAGCACCTGGGGCGTGTCATAGGTGTAGAAGGACTGGCTGGCCGCGTCGTACTTGGTGCTGGCGCCGGTGAGCCAGTTGTAGTGCAGCGTGCCGGCGGTGTTGACCAGGGTGTTGTACGGGATGCTGCCGAGGGTGCCGGTGGCGGTCTGGTACAGGCCGTTGTTCGTGGGGCCGACACCGCTCCAGCCGTAGCCGTAGAAGGGCGTGCCGAGCACGATCTTCTTCGCCGGGACGCCGTGGCTGAGGTAGTCCCAGAGAACGCCGTCGATGCTGTAGTTGAGATCGGCGGCCTTGGCCGGGTCGTTGGGGGCCTGGTGCAGGTTGGCCGCGTCGTTGGTCGGCCCGGTCGCCTCCCAGCTGCCGTGGAAGTCGTAGGTCATCAGGTTGAACCAGTTCACCGACTTGGCGGCGGTGGACAGTTCGAGCTGGGCGGCCTTGGGGCGGCCGGCCGAGGTGTCTGCGGTGAGCAGGTAGTGCTTGCCGGTCTGCTGGCCCAGCGCGTCCAGCTGACTGCGGAACTCCTGGAGCAGCAGGGTGAAGTTGTGGCCGTCCTGCGGGCTGACCTGGTTGCCGTCGGCGCCGCCACCGCCCGGGTACTCCCAGTCGATGTCGATGCCGTCGAAGATGTTCGCCGCCGCGCCCTGGCCGCCGTTGACGCCGTCCAGCACCGGCAGGTCGCCCTTGATGAACTGGTCGATGCAGGAGGAGACCAGCTTGGCGCGGGACTCCGGGGTGGCCGCCGCGCTGGAGAAGTACTTCGACCAGGTCCAGCCGCCCAGGGTGATCATCGGGTGCAGCTGCGGGTACTTGGCCTTGAGCTCGCGGAGCTGGTTGAAATTACCCTTCAGCGGCTGGGCGGCGGTGTCGGCGACGCCGTTGACCGCCTCGTCGGCGCCGACCGGACGCTGGTAGTCGGCCCAGGCGTCGCCCTGTCCGGCCTGGTTGGCCTCGAAGCAGGTGCCGTCGGAACCGACGTTGCCGAAGGCGTAGTTGAGTGTGGTGAGCTTCGCGGCCTGGCCGCTGGTGTCGACCTTCTTGGCCGAGAAGCCGCTGTAGATGGACCACTGGGTGAAGAAGCCGACCCGCTGGCCCACCAGGGCCGGTGACGCGGGATGGGCGGAGGCGCTGGGGCCGGCGGCGAGAACGGTGCCGGTGGCGAGCGCGAGAACGGTGAGCAGCCCGGTGGCCTTGTGGCCGGATACGGACAGACGCATGAGCGACCCTCTCAGGGGGTGAGCAGCGCAAAATTGGTCTGGACCAAGTGAAGAACAGGTATAGGCCAATCGACAGGCTCTGCACAAGAGGTGAGAGGAAACAGCAGCGCCCCCGCCGTGGTTCGGCGGGGGCGCTGCTGGGGTGATCAGGTGTTACTTGGCGATCAGCGACCGCAGCACGTACTGCAGGATGCCGCCGTTGCGGTAGTAGTCGGCCTCACCGGGGGTGTCGATGCGGACCTTGGCGTCGAACTCGATGTCGCCCGCCTTGACCTTCACCGTCTCCGGGATGCCGCCGTCGTTCAGCGCGGTCACACCGGTGATGGAGAAGGTCTCCTCGCCGGTGAGGCCCAGGCTGTCGGCGCTGGCGCCCTCGGGGAACTGCAGCGGCAGCACGCCCATACCGATCAGGTTGGAGCGGTGGATGCGCTCGTAGGACTCGGCGACCACGGCCTTGACGCCCAGCAGCGCCGTGCCCTTGGCGGCCCAGTCGCGGGACGAGCCCGAGCCGTACTCCTTGCCGGCCAGGATCACCAGCGGGACACCGGCGGCCTGGTAGTTCTGCGCGGCGTCGTAGATGAACGACACCGGCGCGTCCGCCTGGGTGAAGTCGCGGGTGTAGCCGCCCTCGGTGCCGGGCGCGATCTGGTTGCGCAGCCGGATGTTGGCGAAGGTGCCGCGGATCATCACCTCGTGGTTGCCGCGGCGCGAGCCGTAGGAGTTGAAGTCGCGCTTCTCCACGCCGTGTTCGGTGAGGTACTGCGCGGCCGGGGTGCCCGGCTTGATATTGCCGGCCGGGGAGATGTGGTCGGTGGTGACCGAGTCCCCCAGCTTGGCCAGCACCCGGGCGCCGGCGATGTCGGTGACCGGGCTCGGCTCGTGCGCCATGCCGTCGAAGTACGGGGGCTTCCGGACGTAGGTGGACTCGCTGTCCCACTCGAAGGTGTTGCCGGTCGGGATGGGCAGCGACTGCCAGCGCTGGTCGCCCGCGAAGACGTCCGCGTAGTCCTTGGTGAACATGGCCTGGTCGATCGAGGAGGCCACGACCTCGGCGATCTCCTTCTCCGTCGGCCAGATGTCGGCGAGGTAGACCGGCTTGCCGTCGGCGTCGGTGCCCAGCGCGTCCCGGGTGATGTCGACGTTCATGTTGCCGGCGATGGCGTAGGCGACCACCAGCGGCGGCGAGGCCAGGTAGTTCATCTTGACGTCGGGGTTGATCCGGCCCTCGAAGTTGCGGTTGCCGGAGAGCACCGAGACGGCCGCGAGGTCGTGCTCGTTGACGGCCTTGGAGACCTCGTCGGGCAGCGGGCCCGAGTTGCCGATGCAGGTGACGCAGCCGTAGCCGACCAGGTTGAAGCCCAGCTTCTCCATGTAGGGGAGCAGGCCGGCCTTCTCGTAGTAGTCCATGACGACCTTGGACCCGGGGGCCAGGGTGGTCTTGACCCAGGGCTTGGCGTGTAGGCCCTTCTCCACGGCCTTCTTGGCGAGCAGGGCCGCGCCCAGCATCACCGAGGGGTTGGAGGTGTTGGTGCAGGAGGTGATCGAGGCGATCACGACCGCGCCGTTGTCGATCTCGTAGGTCGTGCCGTCGGGGGCGGTGACCAGGGTCGGCTTGTGGATGCCGTTGCCGCCGGCCGGGACGTCGGAGGCCGGAAAGGACTCCTTGCCGGCCTCGTCGTCCAGGGTGATGTAGTCGCGGACGGCGCTGCGGAACTTCTCGGCCGCCTCGGCGAGGATCACCCGGTCCTGCGGGCGCTTCGGGCCGGCGATGGACGGCACCACGGTGGCCAGGTCAAGCTCGATGTACTCGGAGTAGACCGGCTCGACCGACGGGTCGTGCCACAGGCCCTGGGTCTTGGCGTAGGCCTCGACCAGGGCGAGCTGCTGGTCGCTGCGGCCGGTGAGCCTGAGGTAGGCGATGGTCTCGGCGTCGATCGGGAAGATCGCGCAGGTGGAGCCGAACTCCGGCGACATGTTGCCGATGGTGGCCCGGTTGGCGAGCGGGATGGAGCCGACGCCCTCGCCGTAGAACTCGACGAACTTGCCGACCACGCCGTGCTTGCGCAGCATCTCGGTGATGGTGAGCACCAGGTCGGTGGCGGTGGCGCCGGCCGGGAGCGCGCCGTTGAGCTTGAAGCCGACCACGCGCGGGATCAGCATGGAGACCGGCTGGCCCAGCATCGCGGCCTCGGCCTCGATGCCGCCGACGCCCCAGCCCAGCACGCCCAGGCCGTTGACCATGGTGGTGTGCGAGTCGGTGCCGACGCAGGTGTCGGGGTAGGCCTGGCCGTTGCGGACCATGACCGTGCGGGCCAGGTGCTCGATGTTGACCTGGTGCACGATGCCGGTGCCCGGGGGGACGACCTTGAACTCGTCGAACGCGGTCTGGCCCCAGCGCAGGAACTGGTAGCGCTCACGGTTGCGGCCGTACTCGATCTCGACGTTCTGCGCGAAGGAGTCCTTGGTGCCGAACTTGTCGGCGATGACGGAGTGGTCGATGACCAGCTCGGCCGGGGCCAGCGGGTTGATCTTCGCCGGGTCGCCGCCGAGCTCCTTGACGGCCTCACGCATGGTCGCCAGGTCGACGACACAGGGGACGCCGGTGAAGTCCTGCATGATCACGCGGGCGGGCGTGAACTGGATCTCCTGGCTGGGCTGCGCGGTGGCGTCCCAGTTGCCCAGCGCACGGATGTGGTCGGCGGTGATGTTCGCGCCGTCCTCCGTGCGGAGCAGGTTCTCCAGGAGCACCTTCAGGCTGTAGGGGAGGCGCTCGGCGCCTTCTACCTTGTCCAGCTTGAAGATCTCGTACGACTCGTCGCCCACCTGCAGCGAGCTGCGGGCGTCGAAGCTGTTGGCGGACACGACTGTCTCCCTGAGTGTCTCTGGTGCGCGGTGACGCGATCATACCGAGGATATCTTGATGTCGAGATAACCATAGTGCATCCCCGTTGACGCGGCGAAGCAAGGACACCCTCAGTTGACCCCACCGCGCGGGAGACCGCACGGGGGGCCGCGGGCCGGGGAGAACGCCGGGGCGTACGGTGAGGAGTGCTGGGCCCGGACGTACCGATTCGAGAGCGTGAGGCACACCCATGAGCAGCCTGTTGAACGACCTCGGCGATGCGGCGGGCACTCTCATGAACGTGACCAGTGATGTGGCGCTGACCGGGTTCCTGGTGCTGCTCGGGCTGCTCGTGGTCGGGGCGCCGCTGTACATGCTCTACGCCGTACTGAACAGCCTGCGGCCGGGCAGTCAGCGGCCGGCGGC includes:
- a CDS encoding MFS transporter, which gives rise to MPELSVDTPFDGSGAQGAAGLGEPTVRVRPAWTAALSLSTLAVFMAFMTPIQILLPLQLEHIDSAHKSTALAWVTGAGALVAVVANPLAGALSDRTVSRWGRRRPWIVGGALAGAAGLAVTAAQHTVLGVALGWCVAQAGLNGMLAGVTTPVADTVPVEQRAEVSGWTGIMQSFGLVFGALLTTLLFTGVWSGYGSLALLTVLLALPFALRFPEPVLPRALRPALDLRRILAGLWISPSAHPDFAWAWLTRFLINLGNALATLYLLFFLTDSVHYGDPGTGVLILTVIYTLFAALTAVPVGRISDRLGRRKPFVVLSCSVMAAAAVLLAFVHTWTVAMVAAAVLGAGFGIYLAVDQALVTQVLPAALDRAKDLGVINVANSGPQVLAPALAAPIVAWLGGYTGLYLATAAVTVLGGVLVRNVRSVD
- a CDS encoding GH1 family beta-glucosidase; the protein is MPQLPAPFIWGASTAAYQIEGAAHEDGKGESIWDVFSRRPDAIRDGHTGDTACDHYHRFPEDVALLKGLGLDAYRFSISWPRILPTGSGAVNKAGLDFYDRLVDELLAAGITPTPTLFHWDLPQALEQENGWLNRDTAHRFAEYAAVTADRLADRVKRWITLNEPFVHMAYGYAFGLHAPGRALMLDALPVAHHQLLAHGLAVAELRGRGAEEVLIANNCTPVRVVGDTAEDRRAAEAYDTLHNRLFNDPLLLGRYPDLSAYGVTDPGWGGLVRDGDLAVISAPLDGLGLNYYNPTWVKAPETPDAVLPFDLPEPEEPYLRTAFGWPVVPDGLTELLVGTRDRYRDALPPLWITENGCSQPDALLDGAVDDRARIDFLRDHIDAVAAAVAQGVDVRGYFTWSLLDNFEWAEGYHQRFGLVHVDFETQARTPKASYAWYRDRIAEHRRR
- a CDS encoding TetR/AcrR family transcriptional regulator is translated as MQTAVRRRPVQRRSLERFERILDSCAELLDEVGYTGLTTKEVARRAQVPIGTLYQFFPGVEGLLGALAERNLEHFTDRLARRVEAEKPDRMGALVDLAVEEYVAMHRAVPGFGVVDFGAIGITEDEQNLHLLDDVLDNNSAVAERLWTFAADLLGPDGDRPDPRLSLRIALECADAILRLAFRTDPEGDPAMIAECKRLLRGYLS
- a CDS encoding glycoside hydrolase family 18 protein yields the protein MRLSVSGHKATGLLTVLALATGTVLAAGPSASAHPASPALVGQRVGFFTQWSIYSGFSAKKVDTSGQAAKLTTLNYAFGNVGSDGTCFEANQAGQGDAWADYQRPVGADEAVNGVADTAAQPLKGNFNQLRELKAKYPQLHPMITLGGWTWSKYFSSAAATPESRAKLVSSCIDQFIKGDLPVLDGVNGGQGAAANIFDGIDIDWEYPGGGGADGNQVSPQDGHNFTLLLQEFRSQLDALGQQTGKHYLLTADTSAGRPKAAQLELSTAAKSVNWFNLMTYDFHGSWEATGPTNDAANLHQAPNDPAKAADLNYSIDGVLWDYLSHGVPAKKIVLGTPFYGYGWSGVGPTNNGLYQTATGTLGSIPYNTLVNTAGTLHYNWLTGASTKYDAASQSFYTYDTPQVLETKAAYSRWLGLGGVMAWSLDNDTATGDLVSALNKGLNTGF
- the acnA gene encoding aconitate hydratase AcnA: MSANSFDARSSLQVGDESYEIFKLDKVEGAERLPYSLKVLLENLLRTEDGANITADHIRALGNWDATAQPSQEIQFTPARVIMQDFTGVPCVVDLATMREAVKELGGDPAKINPLAPAELVIDHSVIADKFGTKDSFAQNVEIEYGRNRERYQFLRWGQTAFDEFKVVPPGTGIVHQVNIEHLARTVMVRNGQAYPDTCVGTDSHTTMVNGLGVLGWGVGGIEAEAAMLGQPVSMLIPRVVGFKLNGALPAGATATDLVLTITEMLRKHGVVGKFVEFYGEGVGSIPLANRATIGNMSPEFGSTCAIFPIDAETIAYLRLTGRSDQQLALVEAYAKTQGLWHDPSVEPVYSEYIELDLATVVPSIAGPKRPQDRVILAEAAEKFRSAVRDYITLDDEAGKESFPASDVPAGGNGIHKPTLVTAPDGTTYEIDNGAVVIASITSCTNTSNPSVMLGAALLAKKAVEKGLHAKPWVKTTLAPGSKVVMDYYEKAGLLPYMEKLGFNLVGYGCVTCIGNSGPLPDEVSKAVNEHDLAAVSVLSGNRNFEGRINPDVKMNYLASPPLVVAYAIAGNMNVDITRDALGTDADGKPVYLADIWPTEKEIAEVVASSIDQAMFTKDYADVFAGDQRWQSLPIPTGNTFEWDSESTYVRKPPYFDGMAHEPSPVTDIAGARVLAKLGDSVTTDHISPAGNIKPGTPAAQYLTEHGVEKRDFNSYGSRRGNHEVMIRGTFANIRLRNQIAPGTEGGYTRDFTQADAPVSFIYDAAQNYQAAGVPLVILAGKEYGSGSSRDWAAKGTALLGVKAVVAESYERIHRSNLIGMGVLPLQFPEGASADSLGLTGEETFSITGVTALNDGGIPETVKVKAGDIEFDAKVRIDTPGEADYYRNGGILQYVLRSLIAK